Proteins from one Rhinopithecus roxellana isolate Shanxi Qingling chromosome 20, ASM756505v1, whole genome shotgun sequence genomic window:
- the LOC104661595 gene encoding cardiotrophin-2, with product MSCPLAHLCLLTLLLPPLSSAAPISLAESISQAYSLALYMQKNTSVLLQTYLQYQGSPFSDPGFSAPELQLSSLPPATAFFKTWRTLDDGERLSLAQGAFLALTQHLQLVRDDQSDLNPGSPILLAQLGTARLRAQGLLGNMAAIMTALGLPMPPEEDTLGLVTFGASAFERKCLGYVVTREYGHWTDRAVRDLALLKAKYPA from the exons ATGAGCTGTCCACTGG CCCACCTCTGCCTGCTGACCCTGCTGTTGCCACCCCTCAGCTCAGCAGCCCCCATCTCCCTGGCTGAGTCCATCAGTCAAGCCTATAGCCTGGCCCTCTACATGCAGAAGAACACATCAGTGCTGCTGCAGACTTAC CTCCAGTACCAGGGTAGCCCCTTTAGTGACCCTGGCTTCTCAGCCCCTGAGCTCCAGCTCAGCAGCCTGCCTCCTGCCACTGCCTTCTTCAAGACCTGGCGCACCCTAGATGATGGGGAAAGGCTGAGCCTTGCCCAGGGGGCCTTCCTGGCCTTGACCCAGCACCTCCAGCTCGTGAGGGACGACCAGAGCGACCTGAACCCTGGCAGTCCCATCCTGCTGGCTCAGCTCGGGACTGCAAGACTCAGGGCCCAAGGCCTGCTAGGCAACATGGCCGCCATCATGACAGCCCTGGGGCTGCCAATGCCCCCAGAAGAGGATACTCTAGGGCTTGTCACCTTTGGGGCCTCAGCCTTCGAGAGGAAATGTCTAGGCTACGTGGTGACCCGGGAATATGGCCACTGGACAGACCGAGCTGTGAGGGACTTGGCTTTGCTTAAGGCCAAGTACCCAGCATAG